One segment of Carya illinoinensis cultivar Pawnee chromosome 1, C.illinoinensisPawnee_v1, whole genome shotgun sequence DNA contains the following:
- the LOC122315437 gene encoding cysteine proteinase inhibitor B: MAFIRSPAAKFVTFTIFFSVLFVSTYGYRGGLMGGRMKIRDVKTNKEVQDLGKFSVEEYNRSLRQGGNGGELTFVEVVEAQRQVVSGIKYYLVISATHKGGETDTFEAAVVVKPWVNTKKLLNFRRSKSSNSE, from the coding sequence ATGGCGTTCATAAGATCACCGGCGGCGAAGTTCGTAACGTTCACCATCTTCTTCTCCGTGCTCTTTGTATCGACGTACGGTTACCGAGGAGGATTGATGGGAGGGAGGATGAAGATAAGGGACGTGAAGACGAACAAGGAGGTGCAGGATCTGGGGAAGTTCTCGGTGGAGGAATACAACCGGAGCTTGAGGCAAGGTGGCAACGGAGGCGAGCTGACGTTTGTGGAGGTAGTGGAGGCGCAGAGGCAGGTAGTATCAGGAATCAAGTACTACCTGGTGATCTCGGCCACCCATAAAGGTGGGGAGACGGATACTTTCGAGGCTGCAGTGGTGGTCAAGCCTTGGGTTAACACCAAGAAGCTACTCAACTTTAGGCGATCCAAGTCCAGTAACAGCGAATGA